The Natrinema amylolyticum genome includes a region encoding these proteins:
- a CDS encoding MBL fold metallo-hydrolase: MRVSYQHTNINSGNESTLLRFTAADGTRACILVDAGDGVNLDTLLADDEYLNAILLTHPHIDHYRTLATNVRHSAPVYTADTTAAILEQALPEATKDNDLGDVSAALDALEPIDEWTSILNGLEVRPIAAGHTPGGAGFLVRFRDETATDDPLDGEQHVLISGDFTTRPCAGFPGLATSYPFDIDCLLLNVASNDSYTTSLNESLQLTLEHAYAGSRVVVAASSLTGVHYATLLGHCIEVLEREVPITLVGQAAKLYDSLEYDVSGVEPTAVFDRTSEVLADGGITIAGPEMPTTGSTQRLRQAIDDDPAAAFVQLTTGDEVDPADTRCTTQVFPLSNHPSSETITDIVRDIAPKEVVIKHASGRTLKEFQRRFDRCFTWGTNDTGIHCLYENGEWQVPDWITDSTASRIQSRQWEAIQEQPLEIDASLPRCRHRSIDLEAEGVDLDALEETFSRAIEDPYAGTDPENDGSKVAESNEDDRQTDRSFEEDVLARLEAIETTLERSEETVSARVLSDGADKQVLQLLETADVEAGDVVDVTIKTEPSDD, translated from the coding sequence CAGCGGCAATGAATCGACGCTACTGCGGTTTACAGCTGCGGATGGCACGCGTGCCTGTATTCTCGTCGACGCAGGAGATGGCGTCAATCTCGACACGCTGCTTGCAGACGATGAGTATCTGAACGCAATCTTACTCACACACCCGCATATCGATCACTATCGCACGCTCGCAACGAACGTCCGACACAGTGCACCAGTCTATACCGCAGACACAACTGCCGCTATCCTCGAGCAGGCTCTGCCGGAGGCCACAAAGGATAACGACCTCGGGGATGTCTCCGCCGCTCTCGACGCCCTCGAACCGATCGACGAATGGACGTCGATCCTCAACGGACTCGAGGTCCGGCCGATCGCCGCTGGCCACACGCCTGGCGGGGCTGGGTTCCTAGTCCGGTTTCGCGATGAGACTGCGACTGACGACCCCCTAGACGGCGAGCAACACGTTCTCATCTCGGGAGACTTCACGACGCGACCGTGTGCGGGATTTCCGGGTCTGGCAACATCGTACCCGTTCGATATCGACTGTCTGTTGCTAAACGTCGCGAGTAACGATTCCTACACGACGTCGCTGAATGAGTCACTTCAACTGACCCTCGAGCACGCGTATGCTGGCTCACGAGTGGTCGTCGCAGCGAGTTCGTTGACTGGCGTTCACTACGCGACACTGCTGGGTCACTGTATAGAAGTGCTCGAGCGCGAGGTTCCGATCACGCTCGTCGGTCAGGCTGCGAAACTCTACGACAGCCTCGAGTACGATGTGTCCGGGGTCGAACCGACAGCGGTCTTCGACCGGACGAGCGAGGTACTGGCAGATGGCGGGATCACGATTGCAGGACCGGAAATGCCGACGACCGGCAGTACACAGCGACTCCGGCAAGCGATCGATGACGATCCTGCTGCTGCGTTCGTTCAACTGACGACGGGAGACGAGGTCGACCCAGCAGACACGCGCTGTACCACACAGGTGTTTCCACTGTCAAATCATCCCAGTAGCGAGACGATCACCGACATTGTTCGCGATATCGCTCCGAAAGAGGTCGTCATCAAGCACGCGAGCGGACGCACGCTCAAGGAATTTCAGCGGCGCTTCGATCGCTGTTTTACGTGGGGAACGAACGATACAGGGATCCATTGTCTCTACGAGAACGGCGAGTGGCAGGTCCCCGACTGGATCACCGACTCGACTGCAAGTCGAATTCAAAGCCGACAGTGGGAAGCGATCCAAGAGCAACCACTCGAGATCGACGCCTCGCTGCCTCGCTGTCGACATAGATCGATCGATCTCGAGGCGGAAGGTGTCGATCTCGATGCCCTCGAAGAGACGTTTTCACGGGCTATCGAGGACCCGTATGCCGGTACCGATCCTGAGAACGACGGTTCGAAAGTAGCTGAAAGTAATGAGGACGACCGACAGACCGATCGATCGTTCGAAGAAGACGTTCTCGCCCGTCTCGAGGCGATTGAAACGACACTCGAACGATCCGAGGAAACGGTTTCAGCCCGTGTGTTGAGCGATGGTGCGGACAAGCAGGTCTTGCAACTCCTAGAGACCGCTGATGTCGAAGCTGGTGACGTAGTCGACGTAACTATCAAAACGGAACCCAGTGACGACTAA